Within Atribacterota bacterium, the genomic segment GATGGAGCGCACGGAGTCAATCAACTTCGGTATATCACGTTACCCCTAATTGCCCCGATGATGGGGGTGAGTTTAATATGGCTTAATTTTGCAAGTTTTAATATGTTTGATGTCATTCTCCCTCTTACTGGTGGAGGACCAGGAAGAGCAACCGAACTCCTTGCGGTATATCTCTACCATTTGGCGTTTCAAGAGGTGAATATTTCCTACGCTTCAGCTGTGATGATGGTGCTCCTTCTTATCAATGCTCTGGTTAGTTTCTTCATTTTACGGATTTCCAGGACATAGGAGTGGATAATGGAAAAGGGCACTCCATATCGAGCTTCCTTTTTATGCAAAACCATGAGAAAAAATCTGTTCTGGATTCCCCTCCTTTTGTTCACCCTCCTTACACTTTTGCCGATTCTCTGGTGTATATCAGCATCATTCAAACATCCCATCGAACTTTACCAGACCCCACCTACCATCATCCCCCGGACATTTACCGTAGAGGCGTATTACAGAGCGGTTACCTTTCCAGGATTTCCCAGGTATCTGGCTAATAGTGTTATTTTGGCAATTACTTCCACAGCTATTGCTCTTTTTGTCAGTGTGATTGCTGGGTATGGCTTTGCCCGGTATACATTCTGGATGCGTTCGGTGCTCTTAATCATGATTCTGGTTCCTCGCATTCTTCCTCGAGCAGCTTTAATCGTTCCCCTTTATGAAATATTTGCCCCTTTGGGTCTCATTGATACTTATACCGTTTTAATCCTCACCTATACGGCTACAGCCATTCCTTTGGGAACCTGGATACTGATCGGATTTTTTCAGAGTGTGCCAAAGGAACTTGAAGAATCAGCAATCCTTGATGGGGCAAACCTTTTACAGATTCTGTGGAAAATTGTCGCACCGGTTTCGTTACCAGGAATTCTCACGGTGATAGTGGTCTCTTTTGTACAATCCTGGAATGAGTTTCCCTTCGTTTTAGCATTAACCAGCTCTCCGCAGATGCGGACGCTTCCCTACCAGCTGTACTTTTTAAGGGATACTCTGGGACTTCCTGATTGGCCGCTTCTGAATGCCTTTACCATTATCACCATCATTCCGATTTTGGTTCTGTATATCCGTTTTGAAAAAAACATCGTCAGTGGAATTCTCAGTGGTGCACTGAAAGGGTGAACAGAACAGGAGCCTCTGGATGTACATTGAGGCTGGAACATTGGTTATCCATTCTATTGCTTTCTTTGTATCCTTTTTTCACCAGGCGTTGGACTGGAGTCGTGGAAGTCCTCTGTGATGCATGAACAAACCGGCCTTTTCTTTAGAGGCCATATTTTGAGCTCTGTTTCCATGAGCGTCCTTGGGATTACGGGGTGTAATGTTCCATCATATGATGATGGGATGGTTGGAAAAAATGTCTTCGTGGTAGACGAAATCCATAGAGAGGCACGGCTTCCATAGATAGCTTGTCATTCTCTCTGTGAAAGCCTTTCCGGCGATACCGGCTTTAAAGCAATTCTCTCTCGGTGCTATTCAGGAATGAGGGGGATGGTTCTCTCGAAAAAGCGATGGAGAAATTTTGTATTCTGGTGAAAAGCTCCCTATGATATGATACTGGAGGGAAGGGGGAACGAGTTTAAAAAGGCATTCTTTATCCCTGAAAATGACTAAAAGAAATAAAAGGAGGGGAAAGATACGAAAAAAAGTGTACGTGGTATTAATGGTCTTTCTCACGTGTTTCCTGGGTTTCCCTTGGGTCCAGGCAGAAGAAGCGAGTCTTAAAGGGGGGCAGGGAAAAAGTGGCGAAAAACAGCTGATCACCGCGGAAATACTATACCTGGAAGGGTTTCAGTTCTTCTCGAAAGGAAAATTTGCTGAAGCCCTGCCTTTTTTTGAAAATGCAGTCAAGGAGGACTCAGACTATTGGGAAGCCTATCTCGCGATTGGCGAGTGCCATTACCACCTCCGTCACTACGAAGAAGCCATAGAGGCTTTCAAACAGGTCATTCGCATTGAACCTCATTATGCCGAGGCTCACTATGGTCTGAGATTGACTTATTTGAAAACTGGGGATCGGGGTTCTGCTCTTGAGGAGTACAAGATTCTTAAAAACCTGAATAGCGACTT encodes:
- a CDS encoding carbohydrate ABC transporter permease, whose product is MEKGTPYRASFLCKTMRKNLFWIPLLLFTLLTLLPILWCISASFKHPIELYQTPPTIIPRTFTVEAYYRAVTFPGFPRYLANSVILAITSTAIALFVSVIAGYGFARYTFWMRSVLLIMILVPRILPRAALIVPLYEIFAPLGLIDTYTVLILTYTATAIPLGTWILIGFFQSVPKELEESAILDGANLLQILWKIVAPVSLPGILTVIVVSFVQSWNEFPFVLALTSSPQMRTLPYQLYFLRDTLGLPDWPLLNAFTIITIIPILVLYIRFEKNIVSGILSGALKG
- a CDS encoding tetratricopeptide repeat protein — its product is MYVVLMVFLTCFLGFPWVQAEEASLKGGQGKSGEKQLITAEILYLEGFQFFSKGKFAEALPFFENAVKEDSDYWEAYLAIGECHYHLRHYEEAIEAFKQVIRIEPHYAEAHYGLRLTYLKTGDRGSALEEYKILKNLNSDFAEKLFNQISK